Proteins from one Erpetoichthys calabaricus chromosome 11, fErpCal1.3, whole genome shotgun sequence genomic window:
- the notum2 gene encoding carboxylesterase notum2, which translates to MNCIGHLVILLLLGEVASQSKRTKPGSKVPSQGRKTINPGTSDDETLAPDSISGDDKKELVESQAKDPQNAAHQIPKSGDDMKLHFLKNTQVTCNDGTVAGFYYREYKGSKRWLVFLEGGWCCYNKETCDSRYKNSRRLMSSTEWPSNKKGSGILSNQPEENPQWWNANIVFIPYCSSDVWSGTSPKSRTGKETGDYAFMGSHIIREVIKDLIPKGMKQAKVIMLAGTSAGGTGVLLNIEKVSSLLEQLGAEAQVRGLVDSGWFLESKQQQANECTDATSCSPTDAIKKGLRLWNGIVPEKCRQQFKKGEEWQCFLGHKLYSSIKSPVFVVQWLFDEEQLRVENINFGSQSLTEHQWTSIQNLGRELKNSLRDVQAAFAPSCLSHTLITKSNWMDFQVKGTSLNRALQCWDKSLQEASKNNKAPIRGCPFHLIDNCQWPQCNPTCPPLVDQRSGQEMSLSQILIGMGLDVHKLAQELKVEVSHLLGMISNGG; encoded by the exons ATGAACTGCATAGGTCACCTAGTGATCCTGCTTCTTTTGGGTGAAGTGGCTTCTCAAAGCAAACGGACAAAGCCGGGCAGTAAAGTTCCGAGCCAAGGCCGGAAGACAATAAACCCTGGGACATCTGACGATGAGACCCTCGCACCTGACTCCATTTCAGGAGACGACAAAAAAGAACTTGTTGAGTCACAGGCTAAAGACCCCCAAAATGCTGCACATCAGATTCCAAAGTCAGGGGATGACATGAAACTCCATTTCTTGAAGAACACACAAGTTACATGCAATGATGGCACAGTTGCTGG gtTTTACTACAGGGAGTACAAAGGGAGTAAACGGTGGCTCGTATTTTTAGAAG GTGGCTGGTGCTGCTATAACAAAGAAACCTGTGATAGCAGATACAAAAATAGCCGTCGCCTCATGAGCTCAACAGAATGGCCAAGTAACAAAAAAG GCAGTGGAATTCTTTCAAATCAACCTGAAGAAAATCCCCAGTGGTGGAATGCTAACATAGT atttattcCCTATTGCTCAAGTGATGTATGGAGTGGAACTAGCCCAAAGTCTCGCACAGGAAAGGAGACAG GGGACTACGCTTTCATGGGATCCCACATAATCAGAGAGGTTATTAAAGACCTCATTCCCAAAGGTATGAAGCAAGCCAAGGTCATCATGCTGGCTGGTACAAG TGCTGGAGGAACCGGAGTTCTGTTAAACATTGAAAAAGTATCAAGTCTCCTAGAGCAACTAGGGGCAGAAGCCCAGGTCCGTGGTTTGGTGGATTCTGGGTGGTTTTTGGAGAGCAAGCAGCAACAAGCAAATGAATGCACTGATGCAACATCTTGCAGCCCAACTGATGCCATTAAAAAGGGACTCAG ATTATGGAATGGAATTGTCCCAGAAAAGTGTCGGCAACAGTTCAAAAAAGGAGAAGAATGGCAGTGTTTCCTAGGGCACAAGCTGTACTCGTCTATAAAAT CTCCAGTTTTTGTTGTTCAATGGCTTTTTGATGAAGAACAGCTAAGAGTTGAAAACATAAACTTTGGAAGTCAGTCCTTGACAGAGCATCAGTGGACATCTATCCAGAATTTAGGCAGAGAACTAAAGAATTCATTACGAGACGTGCA GGCAGCCTTTGCTCCTTCGTGCCTGTCTCACACATTGATTACTAAAAG caACTGGATGGATTTTCAAGTTAAGGGCACATCTCTCAACAGAGCACTGCAGTGTTGGGATAAAAGCCTTCAAGAAGCCTCCAAGAACAACAAGGCTCCCATCAGAGGATGCCCCTTCCACCTCATTGATAACTGCCAGTGGCCTCAATGCAATCCAACCTGCCCTCCCCTGGTTGACCAAAGATCAGGACAAGAAATGAGCTTGTCACAGATTTTAATAGGAATGGGGCTTGATGTGCACAAGCTGGCACAAGAGCTAAAGGTTGAGGTGAGCCATCTGTTAGGGATGATCAGTAACGGTGGCTAA